The following are from one region of the Actinoplanes sp. L3-i22 genome:
- the rsmG gene encoding 16S rRNA (guanine(527)-N(7))-methyltransferase RsmG, with protein sequence MDVRRPPESLSEVAAAVFGDRLELAGRFTQLLATEGVVRGLIGPRETPRLWERHLVNCGVMSQLFPIGASVVDVGSGAGLPGIVLAVARPDLAITLVEPLARRTSFLIEAVDELDLANVRVVRGRAEEVVDQAGGADIVTARAVAALDRLAGWCLPLARVGGRLLALKGASAEEEIGEHAAAVARIGGGVPEIRLCGVGLIEPPATVVEIVKERDVPVARGSGAGGKSKRGGSGAGGARGGRSGQGGRAGGSGGWATDEGRGGGRGNTRRG encoded by the coding sequence GTGGATGTCCGGCGGCCGCCGGAGTCGCTGTCCGAGGTTGCCGCCGCGGTCTTCGGGGACCGGCTCGAGCTGGCCGGGCGCTTCACCCAGCTGCTGGCGACCGAGGGTGTGGTGCGTGGGCTGATCGGTCCGCGGGAGACGCCCCGGCTCTGGGAGAGGCACCTGGTCAACTGCGGAGTTATGTCCCAGTTGTTCCCTATCGGCGCTTCGGTGGTCGACGTGGGCTCTGGTGCCGGTTTGCCCGGTATCGTGCTGGCTGTGGCCCGGCCTGATCTTGCGATCACGCTGGTCGAGCCGCTTGCCCGGCGTACCTCCTTCCTGATCGAGGCGGTCGACGAGCTCGACCTGGCCAACGTCAGGGTCGTGCGCGGCCGGGCCGAAGAAGTGGTCGATCAGGCCGGCGGTGCGGACATCGTCACGGCGCGAGCCGTGGCGGCGCTGGACCGGCTGGCCGGGTGGTGCCTGCCGTTGGCTCGGGTCGGGGGCCGGCTGCTGGCGCTCAAGGGGGCGTCGGCGGAGGAGGAGATCGGGGAGCACGCGGCCGCGGTCGCACGGATCGGCGGCGGGGTGCCGGAGATCCGGCTCTGCGGGGTCGGGCTGATCGAGCCGCCGGCGACGGTGGTGGAGATCGTCAAGGAGCGGGACGTACCGGTGGCTCGCGGGTCCGGAGCTGGTGGGAAGTCCAAGCGGGGCGGGTCCGGGGCGGGCGGTGCTCGTGGTGGTCGGTCCGGCCAGGGTGGCCGGGCCGGAGGGTCCGGTGGCTGGGCGACCGATGAGGGTCGCGGCGGCGGACGGGGGAATACACGGAGGGGTTAG
- a CDS encoding R3H domain-containing nucleic acid-binding protein: MTDTSTPPASDATAPVSESAATAASSEEASTEAKKSESVASDSDLFRQSEIAADYIEGLLDILDYDGDIDELVSAGRPMVEVVGDRLQPLVGQRGATLEALQELTRLAIFRATGSPSRMLLDIGGYRATRRKELAAVARNAVEKVKAHGEAVRLEPMSAFERKCVHDVVNAIAGVQSESEGVEPARRIVVRVAD, from the coding sequence GTGACCGACACCAGTACTCCCCCTGCATCCGACGCCACCGCTCCGGTTTCGGAATCGGCCGCGACGGCTGCGTCGTCGGAGGAGGCCTCCACGGAGGCGAAGAAGTCGGAGAGCGTCGCCTCGGACAGCGACCTGTTCCGGCAGAGCGAGATCGCCGCTGACTACATCGAGGGTCTGCTGGACATCCTCGACTACGACGGTGACATCGACGAGCTGGTCTCGGCCGGCCGGCCGATGGTCGAGGTCGTCGGTGATCGGCTGCAGCCGCTCGTCGGCCAGCGCGGTGCCACGCTGGAGGCGCTCCAGGAGCTGACCCGGCTGGCGATCTTCCGGGCCACCGGGTCGCCGAGCCGGATGCTGCTGGACATCGGCGGATACCGCGCGACCCGTCGCAAGGAGCTCGCCGCGGTGGCGCGCAACGCCGTCGAGAAGGTCAAGGCGCACGGCGAGGCGGTTCGGCTGGAGCCGATGTCGGCCTTCGAGCGCAAGTGCGTGCACGACGTGGTGAACGCGATCGCGGGTGTGCAGAGCGAGTCCGAGGGCGTGGAGCCGGCTCGGCGCATCGTGGTTCGTGTGGCGGATTGA
- a CDS encoding ParA family protein, whose protein sequence is MSTSGASVQPDEHVSRETPGGDEDDPPLAMEALRAVQILNPSGEIIMPRPDHPRVICVANQKGGVGKTTTTVNLAVALALHGNRVLVVDLDPQGNASTGLNVPHHAGVPDVYDCLIDNVPLAEVAQSVEGIPNLYCVPATIDLAGAEIELVSVVARESRLARAIAGHPEKFDYVFIDCPPSLGLLTVNALCAAQEVLIPIQCEYYALEGLNQLINNINLVRQHLNPTLDVSTILLTMYDRRTRLADAVEQDVRNHFGTKVLNAVIPRNVRVSEAPSYGQSVMTYDPGSRGATSYFEAALEIAMRGVDTGGTA, encoded by the coding sequence ATCTCCACTTCTGGTGCGTCTGTTCAGCCTGACGAGCATGTTTCACGTGAAACGCCGGGCGGGGATGAGGACGATCCGCCCCTGGCCATGGAAGCGTTGCGAGCTGTGCAGATCCTCAACCCGAGCGGCGAGATCATCATGCCGCGCCCGGACCACCCGCGGGTGATTTGCGTCGCCAATCAGAAGGGCGGGGTCGGCAAGACGACCACCACGGTGAACCTGGCGGTGGCGCTCGCGCTTCACGGCAACCGGGTGCTCGTGGTCGACCTGGACCCGCAGGGCAACGCCTCCACCGGCCTCAACGTGCCGCACCACGCCGGCGTTCCGGACGTCTACGACTGCCTGATCGACAACGTGCCGCTGGCCGAGGTGGCTCAGTCCGTCGAGGGCATTCCGAACCTGTACTGCGTGCCGGCCACGATCGACCTGGCCGGCGCCGAGATCGAGCTGGTGTCGGTGGTGGCCCGTGAGTCCCGCCTGGCCCGTGCGATCGCCGGCCACCCCGAGAAGTTCGACTACGTCTTCATCGACTGCCCGCCGTCGCTTGGCCTGCTGACGGTCAACGCGCTCTGCGCGGCGCAGGAGGTGCTGATTCCGATCCAGTGTGAGTACTACGCGCTGGAGGGCCTCAACCAGCTGATCAACAACATCAACCTGGTACGGCAGCACCTGAACCCGACGCTGGACGTCTCGACGATCCTGCTGACCATGTACGACCGGCGCACGCGGCTGGCCGACGCGGTGGAGCAGGACGTCCGGAACCACTTCGGAACCAAGGTTTTGAACGCGGTAATTCCCCGTAACGTGCGGGTGTCGGAGGCTCCGAGCTACGGCCAGTCGGTGATGACCTACGATCCGGGATCAAGGGGAGCAACCAGCTACTTCGAGGCTGCTCTCGAGATCGCGATGCGTGGGGTCGACACAGGAGGCACGGCATGA